The genomic segment CACCACCCCTGCTCTGGCCTATGCATTGCTGGGGCAGGAACACTTGCCCTGGGACAGGGTTGATGTGTTTTTGGGCGATGAGCGATGGGTTGCGGCTGACGATGAATCAAGCAATGCACGCATGTTGCGCAACACCCTGCTCAAGAGGGATCAACCAGGAGCCCGCGCCTGTTTTCACCCCGTTCCAACTGTTGAATTGGCCTCTCCCGAAGCCAGCGCCGAGGCCTTTGCTGAGCTGGTGGCCAAGGTCTGCCAGGGCGAACCACCCGTGTTTGATTTCATGCTGCTTGGTCTTGGTGATGACGGTCACACAGCGTCTCTATTCCCAGGAACTGAGGCTCCGCGAGTTTGTGATCGCTGGACCACCATTGGCCGGGGAAAAGGGCTTGAGAGGATCACTCTCACGGCTCCTGTTCTCAGTGCCGCACGCCAGGTGGTGTTTCTGGTGAGTGGAGATGCCAAGCGCCAGGCTCTGTCTCGACTGATCGATGCTCGGGAGTCCTCGGAACGCACGCCTGCCAAGCTGGTTCAGCCAGCCTCTGAGATTCTCGTGCTCGCCGATCAGGCTGCTGCTGAAGGTCTTTGACGACACCTCCCTACCAACAGCCACCGGAAATTCGAGTGATCGCTGCAGGTGACTCCTTTCGCGATTGGGCCAGCCTGAATGACACGATCATGGGCGGGTCCAGTAGTGCAGGATGCCGATTCAGTGACCAGGGCCTTGTTCTTGAAGGCGAGGTGGTGAGTGAAGGCGGCGGTTTCGTGAGCTGCCGTTCTCCGGTGTTTCGACCGCCCCTAGATCTCAGTTCCTACAAGGGGTTGCGTCTGAGATTGGATGGGCAAGGACGCAGTTTCAAGTTCGCGGTTGCCTGCCGTGATGGAGTGTTCGGACTCACCGAACTGATTCCAGGTGGATTGCGTTGGGTCACGACAGTTGCAACTGAGTCATCGAACACCACAGTCGTTGACATTCCCTTTGATCGTCTCCGGCCTGTGGTGCGTGCGAAACCTGTCAGTCTTCCGGTTCGCTTTGATCCGTCGTGTATTACGCGACTTCAGTTGTTGCATTCACGATTCGGTGATGATGGTGAGCCAAATCCAGGTTATCGAGCGGGTGCGATCAAGCTCTTGATTCGCTCGATTGAAGCATTTAGATAACACTATTCTTCCCATATCCAAGAAGATCTATTCCTTTTCCCCTTCCATGCTTGACATCACATCTTCTTCGGATTGGTAGGTACTCATAATCGCGTCGTTGGTTTGTTGAGACAGGAATTAACCGTGTTCATTTTGAACTTGCGGCTTGATTTGCGTGAGTCTATCGTATTAGTAATAATTCATGAGTTGGGCAATGAAATCACCCTTGCCAGGTAAACATTTTCTACGTTTTTGTGCATTGCCATTGGCTCTTTTGGCTGCGCATTTCTGTTCTGCAGCTCTCGCCGAGCAAGAAAGTTTTAAAGGCCCTGGGCCATTCGCTGTTTCGATGTCATCGGTTGATGGCCAGGGGTTGTTGTTTGCGCCTACAGGCTCTGCACCTGAAGGTTCTTGGCCTGCTGTGGTTTTTGCTCACGGTTTGTGTGGTCCCGCAGAAAAGTATTCGTCTACTTTGTCTCGACTTGCTTCCTGGGGATTCATGGTGATTGCGAGTCAGAAGCAAGGTGATTGTGGAGTGATGAATGTTGATCATCCTTTCGCCACTTTGGGTAACCTCTTTCAGCTCCCGGTCAAATTTAATAATGCTGTCGACTTTTCAGGTATGGCAGATGACATTCGTTCGAACTTGAGATATCTAAAGAGCCGTTCAGATGTTGATTCCAATCGTCTCGCTCTCATGGGTCACAGCATGGGAGGTGGGATGGTTGTTGATGTGGCCTCTAATCTCGGGGCAGGTGGGTCCGATTTGGTTAAAGCCGTTGTTGCGATTGCACCGTGGAATGGCGTTCAGCCAACCCCTAGTTCGGTTGTTAGAAGTGTTTCTGCGCCTATTCTCATTTTCTGTTCAATGTCTGATGCTCTTTGCCCTTGCTCGGGTGAGGTTCAGTTGAGTGATACGCAAGGCTTGCTAACAGGAAGTGTATCTCCTGAAATTCCGCTGCTGTTTGGACCTTCAGCTGATCCCACATGGCGTGGTGGGGCTGTGGCGATCTTTGATAATGCCCAGAATGCTGTTTTGATCGATATCAACCGTGTTAGCCATTTCACAATCGCTGGCATTGATGATGGAAGAGATATGCAGAATTTTGCGGATTGGGCACGTGGTGAATCAGGACTAAACTTTAATAAACCCAATCGTCCCTATGTGGATATTCCTACAATTGAATATGCTGTTGCGTTTCTGAATCAGAGTCTTGATATTGATGCTAAATCAGCCCAGTCTTTCCTCGATGAATCTTCCTCGGATTCACGCATTGTTGATATCCGTCGTTCTCGCTGAAAGTTTGTGGTTTCTAGTCGTTCGTTCATGGTTGATTGATAATCGTGCTTTGATCGTGGGCAACACTTCCCACTTGCAATTTTCTGCGTGTTCTATTGGGGGTCGAGTAATGAGCTGTTAGCTAACTTCTCTGCACGCAACTTTTGATCGTTGGAGGGCTTTTTGGATCAGAGCATGGACGATTTGAAGCCTTCTTTGG from the Synechococcus sp. UW179A genome contains:
- the pgl gene encoding 6-phosphogluconolactonase, producing MSSYRIEQVQSAQDLARRAAEHIGSAIDLALDQRDRAQIALSGGTTPALAYALLGQEHLPWDRVDVFLGDERWVAADDESSNARMLRNTLLKRDQPGARACFHPVPTVELASPEASAEAFAELVAKVCQGEPPVFDFMLLGLGDDGHTASLFPGTEAPRVCDRWTTIGRGKGLERITLTAPVLSAARQVVFLVSGDAKRQALSRLIDARESSERTPAKLVQPASEILVLADQAAAEGL
- a CDS encoding CIA30 family protein, whose product is MTTPPYQQPPEIRVIAAGDSFRDWASLNDTIMGGSSSAGCRFSDQGLVLEGEVVSEGGGFVSCRSPVFRPPLDLSSYKGLRLRLDGQGRSFKFAVACRDGVFGLTELIPGGLRWVTTVATESSNTTVVDIPFDRLRPVVRAKPVSLPVRFDPSCITRLQLLHSRFGDDGEPNPGYRAGAIKLLIRSIEAFR
- a CDS encoding dienelactone hydrolase family protein, whose amino-acid sequence is MKSPLPGKHFLRFCALPLALLAAHFCSAALAEQESFKGPGPFAVSMSSVDGQGLLFAPTGSAPEGSWPAVVFAHGLCGPAEKYSSTLSRLASWGFMVIASQKQGDCGVMNVDHPFATLGNLFQLPVKFNNAVDFSGMADDIRSNLRYLKSRSDVDSNRLALMGHSMGGGMVVDVASNLGAGGSDLVKAVVAIAPWNGVQPTPSSVVRSVSAPILIFCSMSDALCPCSGEVQLSDTQGLLTGSVSPEIPLLFGPSADPTWRGGAVAIFDNAQNAVLIDINRVSHFTIAGIDDGRDMQNFADWARGESGLNFNKPNRPYVDIPTIEYAVAFLNQSLDIDAKSAQSFLDESSSDSRIVDIRRSR